From the genome of Hathewaya histolytica, one region includes:
- the hemL gene encoding glutamate-1-semialdehyde 2,1-aminomutase, with protein MEGLETKRSEEIFEEAKKYIPGGVNSPVRAFKSVGLNPIFVDRAKGDRIYDVDGNEYIDFICSWGPLILGHSNEELIQGFEEVVSRGTSYGVPTEIEVKMAKFIVEAYPSIDMVRMVNSGTEATMSALRVARGYTNRNKIVKFEGCYHGHSDALLVKSGSGTITFGVPTSPGVPADTVKDTLVCTYNDMGSVEKIFREYGEDIAAIIVEPVGGNMGVVPATKEFLQGLRDITKKYGTVLIFDEVITGFRVAFGGAQEAYGIEPDMTCFGKIIGAGLPVGAYGGKKEIMEMVSPVGPVYQAGTLSGNPLAMFMGYKNLNILKERPEIYKNLENLAIKFQEGMNKIIDELGVDVTVVRFKAMLCTFFAKGEFKNYSDVTKCDTDKYAIFFREMLKNGVLFPPAQFEGLFLSNAHTEEDINKALEAFKNSLKVAFDK; from the coding sequence ATGGAAGGATTAGAAACTAAAAGATCTGAAGAAATATTTGAAGAAGCAAAAAAATATATTCCAGGTGGAGTAAATAGTCCGGTTAGAGCATTTAAATCTGTTGGACTAAATCCAATTTTTGTAGATAGAGCTAAAGGTGATAGAATTTACGATGTAGATGGAAATGAATATATTGACTTTATATGTTCTTGGGGACCATTAATACTAGGACATAGTAACGAAGAGTTAATACAAGGCTTTGAAGAAGTAGTTAGCAGAGGAACAAGTTATGGAGTTCCTACAGAAATAGAAGTTAAAATGGCAAAATTCATAGTAGAAGCATATCCATCTATAGATATGGTTAGAATGGTTAATTCAGGAACTGAAGCTACTATGAGTGCATTAAGAGTAGCGAGAGGATATACAAATAGAAATAAGATAGTAAAATTTGAAGGTTGTTATCATGGACATTCTGATGCATTACTTGTAAAATCAGGTTCAGGAACCATAACTTTTGGAGTTCCTACAAGTCCAGGTGTTCCAGCAGATACAGTAAAAGATACACTAGTATGTACATACAATGATATGGGATCTGTAGAGAAGATATTTAGGGAATACGGGGAAGATATAGCAGCTATTATAGTTGAACCTGTAGGTGGAAATATGGGTGTAGTACCAGCCACTAAAGAATTCTTACAAGGATTAAGGGATATAACTAAAAAGTATGGTACTGTATTAATATTTGATGAGGTTATAACAGGATTTAGAGTAGCATTTGGTGGCGCACAAGAAGCCTATGGTATAGAGCCTGATATGACTTGCTTTGGTAAAATAATAGGTGCCGGATTACCAGTTGGAGCTTATGGTGGAAAGAAAGAGATAATGGAAATGGTATCTCCAGTAGGTCCTGTATACCAAGCAGGTACACTTTCCGGAAACCCTTTAGCTATGTTTATGGGATATAAAAACCTAAATATATTAAAGGAAAGACCAGAAATATATAAAAATCTAGAGAATTTAGCTATTAAATTCCAAGAAGGAATGAATAAAATCATAGATGAACTAGGTGTAGACGTTACAGTAGTCAGGTTTAAAGCTATGTTATGTACATTCTTTGCTAAGGGTGAATTTAAAAACTATAGCGATGTAACTAAATGTGACACAGATAAATATGCTATATTCTTTAGGGAAATGTTAAAGAACGGTGTGTTATTCCCACCAGCTCAATTTGAAGGATTATTCTTATCAAATGCTCATACAGAGGAAGATATAAATAAGGCATTAGAAGCTTTTAAAAACTCTTTAAAAGTAGCCTTTGATAAATAA